Proteins from one Setaria italica strain Yugu1 chromosome V, Setaria_italica_v2.0, whole genome shotgun sequence genomic window:
- the LOC101765161 gene encoding peroxidase 2 — protein MAASIKLCLLVSCALVLATACDGLQVGYYRKTCPRAEALVRAEVKKAVRANTGVGAGLIRMLFHDCFVEGCDASVLLDPTAANPQPEKLGAPNNPSLRGYEVIDAAKAAVEKACPGTVSCADIVAFAGRDASYLLSHAKVSFHMPAGRLDGRKSLASETLTFLPGPSSNLSSLVSAFAAKGLSVEDVVVLSGAHSIGRSHCSSFVQARLSSPSDIAAPLATQLRKQCPASPTAANDPTVTQDVVSPDALDNQYYKNVLARKVLFTSDAALLSAPNTARMVRANARFPGSWEKKFAKAMVKMAAIGVKTGRDGEIRRNCRLVN, from the exons ATGGCTGCCAGCATTAAGCTCTGCTTACTAGTCTCGTGCGCTCTGGTTCTGGCCACGGCGTGCGATGGCCTGCAGGTGGGCTACTACAGGAAGACGTGCCCCAGGGCCGAGGCCCTCGTGAGGGCCGAGGTGAAGAAGGCCGTTCGCGCCAACACCGGCGTCGGCGCTGGCCTCATCCGCATgctcttccacgactgcttcgtcgaG GGCTGCGACGCGTCCGTGCTCCTCGACCCGACGGCGGCGAACCCGCAGCCGGAGAAGCTGGGGGCGCCCAACAACCCCAGCCTGCGTGGCTACGAGGTGATCGACGCGGCCAAGGCCGCCGTCGAGAAGGCCTGCCCCGGCAcggtctcctgcgccgacatcgtCGCCTTCGCCGGGCGCGACGCGTCCTATCTCCTCAGCCACGCTAAGGTCAGCTTCCACATGCCGGCGGGGCGGCTGGACGGGCGCAAGTCCCTCGCCAGCGAGACCCTCACGTTCCTGCCCGGCCCCTCCTCCAACCTCTCCAGCCTCGTCTCCGCCTTCGCCGCCAAGGGGCTCAGCGTCGAGGACGTGGTGGTGCTCTCCGGCGCGCACTCCATTGGCCGGTCCCACTGCTCGTCCTTCGTCCAGGCACGCCTGAGCTCGCCGTCCGACATCGCCGCTCCGCTGGCGACGCAGCTGAGGAAGCAGTGCCCGGCCAGCCCGACCGCTGCCAACGATCCGACGGTGACCCAGGACGTGGTCTCCCCGGACGCGCTGGACAACCAATACTACAAGAACGTGCTGGCGCGCAAGGTGCTGTTCACGTCGGACGCCGCGCTGCTGTCGGCGCCCAACACCGCGAGGATGGTGCGCGCCAACGCCAGGTTCCCGGGTTCGTGGGAGAAGAAGTTCGCCAAGGCGATGGTGAAGATGGCCGCCATCGGCGTGAAGAccggccgcgacggcgagaTCAGGAGGAACTGCAGGCTCGTCAACTAA
- the LOC101784889 gene encoding 60S ribosomal protein L22-like: MGTTIPEVAGLTDGPGARTSAPVEAAAGTTDADDCPDLPVDATAFDAGAGASVPVAASPSVVATEAGIPAPVEASRAGTSASATAATSAVAPRAEVPVSVTAASFDEATGAGVPASPAVSIPTVAAGADSPSSITAAIPVTAVGATAPVSTAAVSSTSSASRSITSQA; the protein is encoded by the coding sequence ATGGGCACCACCATCCCGGAAGTCGCTGGCCTCACCGACGGTCCCGGCGCACGCACCTCTGCCCCCGTCGAGGCTGCCGCGGGCACTACCGATGCCGATGATTGCCCCGACCTGCCCGTCGATGCCACCGCCTTTGACGCGGGTGCCGGAGCGAGTGTCCCTGTGGCCGCCTCACCCTCCGTCGTGGCCACCGAGGCAGGCATCCCCGCCCCTGTCGAGGCCTCCAGAGCAGGCACatctgcctccgccaccgctgccACTTCTGCCGTGGCTCCCCGGGCAGAGGTCCCCGtctccgtcaccgccgcctccttcgaCGAAGCCACCGGGGCGGGCGTCCCTGCCTCCCCCGCCGTCTCTATCCCCACCGTGGCCGCAGGGGCAGACTCTCCCTCCTCCATCACCGCCGCCATCCCCGTCACGGCCGTTGGAGCAACCGCCCccgtctccaccgccgctgTTTCCTCCACCTCATCGGCGTcgaggtcaatcacctcccAGGCCTGA